DNA sequence from the Sphingomonas taxi genome:
TTCCTTTTCAGGGGCTTGTCCCCTTTTCTCGGTGCCGCGCGTTGGCCGGCATCTGAAGAGGAGACGTCCATGTTTCGTTATGTGATCGCGGCAACCGCCATGACCCTGTTCGCCGGCGGTGCCGTCGCGCAGACCGCCCAGACCGGCTCGCACAACCCCGCCGTCAAGAATGGCGCGCCGCACACGATCGCCGCCCCCGCGAAGGGCGCGAACTCCTTCACCGAGGATCAGGCACGCGGCCGTCTCGCCAAGGCCGGCTATACCGGCATCACCAAGCTGACCAAGCGCGACGGCCTGTGGCAGGGCACCGCGATGAAGGCCGGCAAGCGCGCGACCGTCATGCTCGACTACAAGGGCAACGTCACCAGCCGCTGATCGAGCCCATTGTTTTTAGGAGAGATTTCATGACCCAGACCATCACGCGCCTGTTCGACGATTATGCCGACGCGACCAATGCGATCCGCGAGCTCGAAGCGATCGGCGTCCCCCACGACCATCTCAGCATCGTCGCCAGCAATGCCGACAAGCGCCACGGCGAGCACGTCGACCAGGACGATGACAGCATCAACGATCATGGCGACGTCAGCCGCGGCGTATCGACCGGCGCCGTGCTCGGCGGTGCCGGCGGTCTGCTCGCCGGTCTCGGCCTGCTCGCCATTCCCGGCCTCGGCCCGATCGTCGCGGCCGGCTGGCTCGCCGCGACCGCAGCCGGTGCCGGCATCGGCGCGGCAGGCGGCGCAGCGACCGGCAGCATCGTCGGCGCGCTCAAGAACGCCGGCCATGACGAGAATGACGCGCACGTCTATGCCGAGGGCGTCCGTCGCGGCGGTTCGTTGGTCAGCGCCAAGGTACCCGACGAGCTGGTGAGCGAAGCGGAAGCCGTGCTCGAGCGCAATCGCTCGGTCGACGCGCAGAGCCGCGGCGCGAGCTATCGCGAGTCCGGCTGGACCAGCTTCGACGACACCGCCCCGGCCTATACCGCCGACGAGGTGCATGAGGAGCGCGCGCGCTACACGACCGGCTCGCGCCTCTAATAACCCCGCCGCTCCCGCCGACAACGGGCGGGAGCGGTACTTTTTGCGCAGATCGTCACGCGCCCTGCCGCTTCTTGGTGGCTTGTTAAGTCCGGCTGTGGTTGATCGTCCTTCGTCCGCCTACAATTGTCGAAAGCGGCTGATGGGGTGGTATGCTGAGCCTAGTGTTGTGGACGACGGTATCGGCACTGGCCCCTGCGCCCGTGATGCAGGACGTCGCCCTCCCCGCTGATCCCGTCGCGACCCCGCTGATCGCGCCCCTGCCCGTCCAGACCGCGGTGCCGGCACCCGAGCCTGCACAGGACACCCGCCGCGTCGAGCCGACGATCACCGATTCCGCCGACATCGTCGTCACCGCACGGGAGAATTCCGCCAAGATCGACCCGCTGCGCGCACTCAACGAGCGCTCGTTCGAGGCGACCGAGGCCGTCGACAAGGCGCTCGTTGCGCCGATCGCGCGCGCCTATAAGAAGACCGCGCCCAAGCCGTTCCGCGACGGCGTCCACAACGTGCTGTACAATCTGCGCGAGCCGGTCGTGTTCATCAATTTCCTGCTCCAGCACAAGATCGGCAAGGCGGTCGAGACGGTCGGCCGCTTCGGCATCAACACGACGATCGGCCTGCTCGGCGCCTTCGACATCGCCAAGCGCAAGCCCTTCAAACTTCCCCGCCGCGGCAACGGCTTCGCCGATACGCTCGGCTTCTACGGCGTGCCGCCGGGACCGTTCATGTTCCTGCCGCTGGTCGGCCCGACGACGGTGCGCGACCTGATCGGTGGCGGCGTCGACCGGCTCGTCCTGCCGATCGCCGCGGGCCGCCGCGTGACCAGGCCCGCCTTCGTCATCCCCGCTGCGGTGCTCGGCGTGCTGGATCATCGCTCCGAGTTCGACGACACGCTGCGCACGCTGCACGAAGACGCCGCCGATCCCTACGCCAATACCCGCACCTTCTACCTGCAGCGCCGCCAGGCCGAGATCGACCATCTCCGCGGCCGCGGTACCGGCAGTTCGAGCCCGATGTCCGAAGCGCCCAAGGCCCCGATCGACGAGCGCGGCCGCGAGATGAAGACGGCGCCGTGAGGCGGTCACCCTTGCTATAGCGCGACGATGACGACGCCGCGCAGCCGCCCTTCGCAGGCATCGTGCAGCGCTTGCGGCGCAGCATCCAGGCCCGCCACCATCGTCCGGGCGAAGTGGAGCCCGGCGTCGCGCTGCCACGCGATCCATTCGGCGAAGGCCGCGACGTCGCGATCGGCACTATAGCCGCGCAGCGTGATGTCCTTGAGGATGAGCTGGAACGAATCGAGCGCCGCGGGGGCGACGACGCTGGCCCCCTGCCGGTCCAGCTCCGCGGTCAACGCGCCGAGCAGCACGAAGCGCGCGCCCTCGCGCGCGGCGCCGACCGCGGCGACGAGGTGGTCGCCGCCCACCATGTCGACGAAGACATCGATGCCGTCGGGCGCCGCGGCCGCCAGCTGGTCGGCGAGCGGGCCGCCGTTGCGCAGCACCGCCGCATCGTAGCCGAGGTCGGCGCGCATCCAGTCCGCCTTGTCGCGGCTCCCGGTGCTGCCGATCACCCGCGCCGCGCCGAGCCGCCGCGCGACCTGACCGGCCATCGATCCGATCGCGCCGGCGGCGCTCGACACGAAGACTGTGTCGCCGGGGCGGATCCGGATACCGCGGGTCAGCGCCGCATAGGCCGTCCAGCCATGGCCCAGATAGGCCGCGGGTTCGATCGGCCCGCGTCCCAGCGCCACGCATTGCCCGACCGGCACGACGGCATGGTCCCGCCAGCCGAACGGATGCGAGACGAAATCGCCGACCATAAAACCGCTGTCGGGCGGACAGGCGAGCACCTCACCGATCGCACCGTCCGCCAGCGTATCGCCGGGGCTGAGCGCCGGGAAAGGTATCCCCTCGACCGCCTGCGCGTCGCGATCGGCCATCAGTCGCGTCGAAATCGAAACCCGGAACCAGCGATTGCGCACGACGACGTCCGTGGGGCCCGATGGCGGCAATTGCGTTTCCGCGATCACGAGATCGGACGGCTGGATCATCGCCTCCGGGTGGCGCGCAAGGCGTACCTGACGGCATTTCGGCATGCTGGTCATTCGCGGCTCCTCGATTGGCGGCGCGATCAAACACGCGCCCGAGGAACCGAATTACCGATATGACTGGCGGTCAGTCAATATGCTGAGCTCTTCTCTTGCTGTCGGTTTCGCGGCAGGGATCATCGCCTGCACCATCATGGGAGCCGACGTGGCGAGCAAACCCCGCACCAAGCCTGCCGATCAACGGCGTGACGATCTGATGAACGCTGCCGAGCGCCTGTTCCTCGACCAGGGCGTCGCCGCGACGACGATCGAGCAGATCACGTCCGGGGCGGGGGTGGCGAAAGGCAGCTTCTATCTGCATTTCACTGCCAAGGAGGATGTCGTCGCGGCGCTACGCCTGCGCTTCGCCGAGCGCGTCGGCGGCATCATCACCAGCGCGGTCGATCGCATCGCCACGGGTGACTGGGGCGATCGGCTGGCCGCCTGGCTGACCGCTTGCGCGGAGGGCTATGCGACGTTCGCCACGCTGCATGACATGGTGTTCCGCGATGTCCCGCCGCCGACAAACGCCGGTTTGGCCGACAATCCGTTGATCGACGGTCTCACGCAACTGCTCGCCGCCGGCGACGCTGCGGGAGCATGGCGGCTCGAAGACCCGCGGTTCACCGCCATCTTCCTGTTCAACGCGCTGCATGGCGTGATCCTCGACGCCGGCCGATATGGCGGCAGCGACGCGCTCGCCCGTCGTATCGTCGATCACGGTTTCCGGCTCGTCGGTCTGCCGACGGGATAGCCCGTAGCCGGTCAGCCGCGCTTGATGTGCGGGAGCTGCCACCACGGAGTCTGCGGGCTGAGGTGATGCTCGTGGTGATAGGCGCCGAAGTGGAAGCAGGTCGCCAGCGAGGCGAGCGGCGACAGCGAATTGCTGCGCGCGTTGTGCGTGTCGGCGAACGGCGTCTCGCCGTGACGGTGGGGCAGATAGGTGCCGAACAGAAACAATTGCGCCAGCGCGAGCAGCGCCGGCACCGCCCAGAACAGCACGATGTTGAGCAACGACGCGCCGAGCAGGATGTAGACGATCGCCGCCAGCGTGATCCGCAGGATCTGGCCATGGGTGTAATAGCCGCGGAAGAAATGGACGAACCACGGCAGCGCGCGGCGCGGCGCGGCGGCGTGGAAGTCGGGATCGTGCTCAGTGCCGGGCGCGGCGTGATGCGCGTGGTGCATCGGGTAGAGCGCGCGATAGGACAGGCCGGCATAGGCGCCGAGGCACAGGGTGCCGACGACGACGTTCCACGCCCGGCGTCCGGGTGCGAACGATCCGTGCATGCAATCGTGCGCGACGATGAAGAGGCCGGTGCTCAGCCACGCCTGCACCACGATCAGCAGCAATGCGACCGGCACCGTGGCGGCACGCCACTGCCAGAAGAAGATGCCGCCGATATGGATGGCGAGCCAGGCCGCGCCGATCGCGGCGGCGAGCAGCAGGCTGTGGCGCGTATTGCCCCGATCGGGGCTCATCGCCCGACGCGATCGGCGAGCTTGCGCTTCAGCTTCGCCGGATCGGGTGCGAACAGGAAGCCGAAGCTGACGCCGCCCTCCTTGCCCTTCACCGCATGGTGCAGCCGGTGCGCCTGCAACAGCCGCTTGGAATAGCCGCGCCGCGGCACCCAGCGCATGCCGAACCGCTGGTGGACCATCATGTCGTGGACGAAGGCGTAGATACCGCCATAGACGGTGATGCCCAACGCCGCCCACCACAAGGGCTCCCAGCGCAGGCCGACGACGAACAAGGTGACGACGATCACCGCGAAGGTGATCGCATAGAGATCGTTCTTCTCGAACGCGCCCTCGTGCGGCTCGTGATGCGACCGGTGCCAGCCCCAGCCCCAGCCGTGCATGACATATTTGTGCGTCGCCCAGGCGAAACACTCCATGAACAGCACCATGCCGACAACCACGGCCAGCTTCTCGTACCAGGCCACCGCCTACTCCTATCGCGTCCGAGCCATCACTCGGGGAGGACGACGTCTTCAGTATCTATGCCATAACCGCGGTCAAACAAGGCCGTAGTGGCCGGTCGCCGCCGCCCTGCCGTCACCGCGCGGTCATCGAGAAGGGCCGTGCCGCCCGCCCGGTCGCCCAGCCTTTGTTCGGGGTCGCCGCCATCGTGAAGCGCAATTCGCCGCCCGCCCGCAACTCCGCGTCGCGCAGATAGCTGCGCGCCAGCGGCACGCCGTTCAGCGTCACCGCAGCGATATAGCGGTTGGTCGCCGACAGGCCGTCGGCGACGACGATAAAGCGCTTGCCGTCGGGCAGGTTGAGCGTCGCGCGATCGACGAACGGCCGGCCGATGACATATTCGTTCGATCCCGGCGCGACCGGATAGAAGCCGAGCGCGGTGAAGACGAGCCACGCCGACATCTGGCCGAGATCGTCGTTGCCCGCCAGACCGTCCGGCGTCGGCTTGTATTGCGACGCGACGATCTGCGCGAGCCGCTCCTGCGTCCGCCACGGCGCCCCGGCGTAGTCGTAGAGATAGGCGACGTGATGGCTGGGTTCGTTGCCGTGGATATATTGGCCGATCAGTCCGGCGATATCCTCGGCGTGGCTATAGTCGAGCTTCGAATTGTCATAGTCGAACATCGCATCGAGCTTGGCGATCGCCTTGGCGTCGCCGCCGAGCAGGCGGAACAGCCCGGCCTGATCCTGCGGCATGAACCAGCTATATTGCCAGGCATTGCCCTCGGTATAATCCGAGCCGTAGTTGATCGCGGTGGGATCGAAGGGCGTGCGGAACGCGCCGCTCGACAGGCGCGCGCGCAGCCAGCCGGTCTTGGTGTCGAAACTGTTGCGCCAATTGGCGGCGCGTTTCTCGAAGCGCGCGGCGATCGCGTCGCGCCCCATCGCCCGCGCCATTCGTGCGATCGTCCAGTCGTCATAGGCATATTCGACCGTCTTCGACGCGGCCTCGGGCTCCTTGTCGATCGGCACGTAGCCGCGCGCGATATAGTCGCCGAGCCCGCCATAGGGGGCATAGTCTGCGCTCGCGACCATCGCATCGAGTGCCGCATCGGCGTCGAAGCCGCGGATGCCCTTGAGATAGGCGTCGGCGATCACCGGCGCGGCATGATAGCCGATCATCGTCCAGGTCTCGCGCCCGGCGAATTGCCACACCGGCAGGATGCCGTCGGGGCTGAACCGGCGGCTGGCGACGAGCGAGCGCACGACGTCGACCGTGGTCTGCGTCGGCTGGACCAGCGTCAGCAGCGGATGCTCGGCACGGAACGTATCCCACAGCGAGAAGGTCGAGCGGAAGGTGAAGCCGTCGGCGCGATGCACCTGATCGTCCGGCCCGCGATAGCGGCCGTCGGCATCGCTCCATACGCTCGGCGCGAGCAGGGCATGGTAGAGCGCGGTATAGACGGTGCGGCGCATCGGCGCGGGCGCGGCGATCTCGACCGCGCCGAGCGCCTGCGTCCAGGCGGCGGCGGTGCGCGCGCGGATCGCGTCGAAGCCGCCCGCCTCGGCCTCGAGATTGGCCACGGCGCCGGCTTCGTCGACGCCGGACAGCGCCACCTTCACCTCCAGCGGGGCGGCCAGCGTGCCGAAATCGAGCTGCGCCTCCAGCGCCTTGCCGAGTTTCTCGGCGACCGCCTCGCTGCCCCGGCCCGGCCCCTGAAAGCCCTTGTAGGTCACCGCGGCGTCGCGATCGACGAAGCCATGGCCGGTCAGCGGTGCGGAGAAGCGCATCGCGAAATAGAGCTTGCGGCCCGGCGCCCAGCCGCGCGTCTCGCGAAAGCCGGTCAGCGTGCCGTCGGGGCGCAGGTGCAGCCCCGACCACAGGATCTTGCCGGGATAATTGTAGAGCGACGAGCGCAGGTCGATGACCAGATGCGCGGGCGTGCCGGCGGGGAAGGTGTAGCGGTGGACGCCGGTGCGGGTGCCGGCGGTCAGCTCGGCACGGATGCCGCCGTCGGCGAGCGTCACCGCGTAATAGCCGGGCCGCGCCGTCTCGCTGGCGTGGTCGAAGCGCGAGCGATAGCCCGAGCCGGGCTTCGCCGGATCGCCCGGATCGAGCCGTGCCGTCCCCGCCTGTGGCGCGACCAGCACGTCGCCGAGGTCGGAATGGCCGGCGCCGGAGAAATGGGTGTGGCTGAACCCCTGGATCGTCGGGTCCTCGTAGCGATAGCCGGCGGCATGGCCGTAGCAGGCGCGGATCTCGCAGCCGGTATCGGTGTCGGGGGACAGCTGGACCATGCCGA
Encoded proteins:
- a CDS encoding MlaA family lipoprotein; translated protein: MLSLVLWTTVSALAPAPVMQDVALPADPVATPLIAPLPVQTAVPAPEPAQDTRRVEPTITDSADIVVTARENSAKIDPLRALNERSFEATEAVDKALVAPIARAYKKTAPKPFRDGVHNVLYNLREPVVFINFLLQHKIGKAVETVGRFGINTTIGLLGAFDIAKRKPFKLPRRGNGFADTLGFYGVPPGPFMFLPLVGPTTVRDLIGGGVDRLVLPIAAGRRVTRPAFVIPAAVLGVLDHRSEFDDTLRTLHEDAADPYANTRTFYLQRRQAEIDHLRGRGTGSSSPMSEAPKAPIDERGREMKTAP
- a CDS encoding MDR family NADP-dependent oxidoreductase, encoding MTSMPKCRQVRLARHPEAMIQPSDLVIAETQLPPSGPTDVVVRNRWFRVSISTRLMADRDAQAVEGIPFPALSPGDTLADGAIGEVLACPPDSGFMVGDFVSHPFGWRDHAVVPVGQCVALGRGPIEPAAYLGHGWTAYAALTRGIRIRPGDTVFVSSAAGAIGSMAGQVARRLGAARVIGSTGSRDKADWMRADLGYDAAVLRNGGPLADQLAAAAPDGIDVFVDMVGGDHLVAAVGAAREGARFVLLGALTAELDRQGASVVAPAALDSFQLILKDITLRGYSADRDVAAFAEWIAWQRDAGLHFARTMVAGLDAAPQALHDACEGRLRGVVIVAL
- a CDS encoding TetR/AcrR family transcriptional regulator, whose product is MLVIRGSSIGGAIKHAPEEPNYRYDWRSVNMLSSSLAVGFAAGIIACTIMGADVASKPRTKPADQRRDDLMNAAERLFLDQGVAATTIEQITSGAGVAKGSFYLHFTAKEDVVAALRLRFAERVGGIITSAVDRIATGDWGDRLAAWLTACAEGYATFATLHDMVFRDVPPPTNAGLADNPLIDGLTQLLAAGDAAGAWRLEDPRFTAIFLFNALHGVILDAGRYGGSDALARRIVDHGFRLVGLPTG
- a CDS encoding fatty acid desaturase, translated to MSPDRGNTRHSLLLAAAIGAAWLAIHIGGIFFWQWRAATVPVALLLIVVQAWLSTGLFIVAHDCMHGSFAPGRRAWNVVVGTLCLGAYAGLSYRALYPMHHAHHAAPGTEHDPDFHAAAPRRALPWFVHFFRGYYTHGQILRITLAAIVYILLGASLLNIVLFWAVPALLALAQLFLFGTYLPHRHGETPFADTHNARSNSLSPLASLATCFHFGAYHHEHHLSPQTPWWQLPHIKRG
- a CDS encoding sterol desaturase family protein, whose product is MAWYEKLAVVVGMVLFMECFAWATHKYVMHGWGWGWHRSHHEPHEGAFEKNDLYAITFAVIVVTLFVVGLRWEPLWWAALGITVYGGIYAFVHDMMVHQRFGMRWVPRRGYSKRLLQAHRLHHAVKGKEGGVSFGFLFAPDPAKLKRKLADRVGR
- a CDS encoding GH92 family glycosyl hydrolase; protein product: MRNAFLLALLLPGPAFAQSAVAPIDAVDPMIGTAGEGHTFPGATAPFGMVQLSPDTDTGCEIRACYGHAAGYRYEDPTIQGFSHTHFSGAGHSDLGDVLVAPQAGTARLDPGDPAKPGSGYRSRFDHASETARPGYYAVTLADGGIRAELTAGTRTGVHRYTFPAGTPAHLVIDLRSSLYNYPGKILWSGLHLRPDGTLTGFRETRGWAPGRKLYFAMRFSAPLTGHGFVDRDAAVTYKGFQGPGRGSEAVAEKLGKALEAQLDFGTLAAPLEVKVALSGVDEAGAVANLEAEAGGFDAIRARTAAAWTQALGAVEIAAPAPMRRTVYTALYHALLAPSVWSDADGRYRGPDDQVHRADGFTFRSTFSLWDTFRAEHPLLTLVQPTQTTVDVVRSLVASRRFSPDGILPVWQFAGRETWTMIGYHAAPVIADAYLKGIRGFDADAALDAMVASADYAPYGGLGDYIARGYVPIDKEPEAASKTVEYAYDDWTIARMARAMGRDAIAARFEKRAANWRNSFDTKTGWLRARLSSGAFRTPFDPTAINYGSDYTEGNAWQYSWFMPQDQAGLFRLLGGDAKAIAKLDAMFDYDNSKLDYSHAEDIAGLIGQYIHGNEPSHHVAYLYDYAGAPWRTQERLAQIVASQYKPTPDGLAGNDDLGQMSAWLVFTALGFYPVAPGSNEYVIGRPFVDRATLNLPDGKRFIVVADGLSATNRYIAAVTLNGVPLARSYLRDAELRAGGELRFTMAATPNKGWATGRAARPFSMTAR